One genomic window of Hypomesus transpacificus isolate Combined female unplaced genomic scaffold, fHypTra1 scaffold_473, whole genome shotgun sequence includes the following:
- the LOC124465334 gene encoding tripartite motif-containing protein 16-like: MAQQGVVLDQDQFCCSVCLDLLKDPVTLACGHSYCSSCIEGYWDQDEQKGVYSCPQCRQSFTLRPTLKRNNMLAEVVEKLNETGGAQVAPSELTNPAGPGEVTCDLCTGPRKQRALKSCLVCMVSYCQTHLQPHYQVPGLKKHKLVEATSGLQEMICSSHDKLLEVFCRTDQQCICMLCTMEEHKGHDTVSAKAERKEKQDKLVLSQQEVQQRVQQREKELKELQQAVESLKVSGQAAEKDIERIFTELIRSIERRRSEVKDLSRAQQGAAVSQAKGLLKRLEQEIAELRRRDAELEKLSHTEDNIHFLQNYQSLSNTSVSSDGPSISVPPLQYFKHVTEVVSELRDKLEELIQREWSNISTTVSTMDVFLPPEPKTRADLLPYSCQLTLDPNTTYTRLSLSEENRKVTYLMQQQPYPVHPERFTVYSQVLCKEALSGRCYWEVERRGGRVETAVSYKDIIRTDGHSGFGNSDKSWRLRCSSGGYTFRHNRVDAAVSGPQSSRVGMYLDHKAGTLSFYSVVSDTVTLLHRVQTTFTQPLYPGFGLVNHGDSAEILKLW, encoded by the exons ATGGCCCAGCAGGGAGTTGTGCTGGACCAGGACCAGTTctgctgttctgtctgtctggaccTCTTAAAGGATCCTGTCACCCTCGCCTGTGGTCACAGCTACTGTAGCAGCTGTATCGAGGGCTACTGGGACCAGGATGAGCAGAAGGGAGTCTACAGCTGCCCCCAGTGCAGACAGAGCTTCACTCTGAGGCCTACTCTGAAGAGGAACAACATGCTGGCTGAGGTGGTGGAGAAGCTGAATGAGACAGGAGGAGCCCAGGTCGCCCCCTCTGAGCTGACCAATCCAGCTGGGCCAGGAGAggtgacctgtgacctctgcACTGGGcccaggaagcagagagccctcaagtcctgtctggtgtgtatggtgtcctactgccagactcacctccagccccactACCAGGTTCCTGGGCTGAAGAAACACAAGCTGGTGGAAGCCACGTCTGGACTGCAGGAGATGATCTGCTCCAGTCATGACAAGCTGCTGGAGGTCTTCTGTCGGACAGACCAGCAGTGTATCTGCATGCTGTGTACCATGGAAGAACATAAAGGCCATGACACGGTGTCAGCCAaagctgagaggaaggagaaacag GACAAGCTGGTCCTGAGTCAGCAGGAAGTCCAGCAGagagtccagcagagagagaaggagctgaaggagctcCAACAGGCTGTGGAGTCTCTCAAG gtcTCTGGCCAGGCAGCAGAGAAGGACATTGAGAGGATCTTCACTGAGCTGATCCGCTCCATTGAGAGAAGGCGCTCTGAGGTGAAGGATCTGAGCAgagcccagcagggggcagcagtgagTCAGGCTAAAGGACTGCTGAAGAGACTGGAGCAGGAGATAGctgagctgaggaggagagacgctgagctggagaagctctcacacacagaggatAACATCCACTTCCTCCAG aactACCAGTCTCTCTCCAATACCAGTGTATCTTCAGATGGCCCCAgcatctctgttcctcctcttcagtACTTCAAACATGTGACTGAGGTGGTCTCTGAGCTGAGAGACAAACTAGAGGAGCTGATCCAGAGAGAGTGGTCCAACATCTCCACCACAG tcTCCACAATGGATGTGTTCCTGCCTCCAGAGCCCAAGACCAGAGCAGACCTCTTACCAT aTTCCTGTCAGCTCACTCTGGACCCAAACACAACATATAcacgcctctctctgtctgaggagaacagGAAGGTGACATATCTAATGCAGCAGCAACCATATCCTGTCCATCCAGAGAGGTTCACCGTGTACAGTCAGGTGCTCTGTAAAGAGGCTCTGTCTGGACGCTGTTActgggaggtagagaggagaggtggccGTGTTGAAACAGCAGTCTCATATAAAGACATCATCAGAACAGACGGTCACTCTGGCTTTGGTAACAGTGACAAATCCTGGAGGTTACGCTGCTCTAGTGGTGGTTACACGTTCAGACATAACAGAGTTGATGCTGCAGTATCAGGCCCTCAGTCCTCCAGAGTAGGAATGTACCTGGATCACAAGGCAGGTACTCTGTCCTTCTACAGTGTCGTCTCTGACACAGTGACCCTCCTCCACAGAGTCCAGACCACCTTCACCCAGCCACTCTACCCTGGGTTTGGGCTTGTTAACCATGGTGACAGTGCAGAAATTCTAAAGCTGTGGTAG